One Anthonomus grandis grandis chromosome 13, icAntGran1.3, whole genome shotgun sequence DNA segment encodes these proteins:
- the LOC126743658 gene encoding ATPase WRNIP1-like isoform X2, which produces MCDNGALNMEQTDCPICANSFSQADIEEHVNKCIFLNCADEPPPLQQKRKRALSPVLPSSNSLPKLSLSQRSPKDIKTLAPLFTQSTQSTSKLHSEVIEVIDEEPLPTSKKPQDFTFKTPLAIQVRPKTLDDFIGQNHILGQDTILRSMLEKGDIPNMMLWGPPGCGKTSLAHVVQEICKTHSSKWKFVTLCAATCGIKEVQHVITIARNDCKFGKRTVLFMDEIHRFNKKQQDTFLMSVEKGEIILIGATTENPSFSINSALLSRCRVVVLEKLTSEDMYSILEKAAEYFEIDIIEEDNPAGTFTDASAGLAIESKALKWMADISDGDARTALSNMQLILQYFDKNSNKIVNVADIEEKLKRAHLLYDKAGEEHYNIISAMHKSIRGSDPNAALYWTTRMIVSGEDPRYIARRMVRAASEDIGSQKYHGPPCR; this is translated from the exons ATGTGCGACAATGGGGCCTTAAATATGGAACAGACGGATTGTCCTATTTGTGCCAATTCATTTTCCCAAGCTGACATCGAGGAACACGtgaataaatgcatttttttaaattgtgctGATGAACCGCCGCCCTTGCAGCAAAAACGAAAAAGGGCTTTATCACCGGTTTTGCCAAGCAGCAATTCACTCCCTAAGCTAAGCTTAAGCCAGAGGAGCCCGAAAGATATAAAAACATTGGCGCCTTTATTTACACAGTCAACTCAAAGCACTTCTAAATTGCATTCAGAAGTGATTGAAGTAATAGATGAAGAACCCTTACCCACAAGCAAAAAACCTCaagattttacttttaaaacccCATTGGCAATTCAAGTCCGACCAAAAACTCTAGATGATTTTATAGGCCAAAATCACATACTGGGACAGGACACTATACTTCGTTCAATGCTAGAAAAGGGGGACATACCAAATATGATGCTGTGGGGGCCTCCGGGTTGTGGCAAGACTTCTTTAGCCCATGTGGTACAAGAGATTTGTAAAACGCATTCTAGTAAGTGGAAATTTGTTACTTTATGTGCTGCCACATGTGGAATTAAGGAAGTGCAACATGTTATAACTATTGCAAGAAATGATTGCAAGTTTGGTAAAAGGACTGTATTGTTTATGGATGAGATACATAG ATTTAACAAAAAGCAACAAGACACATTTCTAATGAGCGTAGAAAAAGGAGAGATCATATTAATTGGCGCAACCACTGAAAACCCATCGTTTTCTATAAACAGTGCGCTGCTAAGCAGATGTCGCGTAGTAGTTCTTGAGAAACTTACATCTGAGGACATGTACTCTATCCTCGAAAAAGCAGcagaatattttgaaattgataTTATTGAAGAGGATAACCCTGCTGGGACATTTACTGATGCCAGTGCTGG CTTAGCTATAGAAAGCAAAGCATTAAAATGGATGGCAGATATCAGTGATGGTGATGCCAGGACTGCCTTAAGCAACATGCAATTGATCCtgcaatattttgataaaaatagcaataaaatcGTTAATGTAGCTGATATCGAGGAAAAATTAAAGAGAGCTCATCTTTTATATGACAAAGCGGGAGAAGAACATTATAACATTATATCTGCAATGCACAAAAGCATAAGGGGCTCCGATCCTAACGCCGCCCTTTATTGGACTACAAGGATGATTGTAAGTGGGGAGGATCCTAGATATATTGCCAGGAGAATGGTGAGAGCTGCTAGTGAAGATATTG